Proteins encoded in a region of the Candidatus Nitrosomarinus catalina genome:
- a CDS encoding biofilm-associated protein, protein MKKMANMKKPVTSSIALSAIILFSVSIIFIPSNGYAEEINVKSMGVEKTSIITFTNDGTQDVKTLRIWLSQDANFESFKTEKGWIGEKNSQGVIVFSSSESIKENQSVKFGIKTDKPNPVINWKGLDTTNSVIDTGVISTTKIQKVNQNPNIESNQNIIDTDGEIFSDSVFRIIPDKPNAGSTIRVVGENFGVSQLFDFYIDSSRIGSFETDNNGNFITTMKIPDNISKDRIDFKIKNNQGEEKIVSLRLGENQNRIEKLENIKITINGIDKIVHRGDNLELSGTGAPGSAIIIEIKDPQQKTINSRTQKVDGTGNWKLSEPISIPYDAPFGKYSIITSDGKNQNLKYWTIQTDKTILIAPTEIMFDPGSIIKFNGTALPNQLIELALEDNLGKEITSDILTVGESGFVEFQYQTTENDDLEGTWTLIATQNKVKEFIYVGYGEMPSIPVNIEFDKTNYKSSDNAIISLLGKPSEILKIMIINPSGSISGEDIQVMLQEDGRGTYELELGGYSSGIYTAVAQKGNAQSSEKFSVGLQIGSGPINAQTTQTEYSQGERILLIGSTNPNVLLTAALVNPNGVEIKSLEIPSNSDGTFKVEDFKIPTNAISGTWKINVSSGSNIDRSQFEVISPQEEGIIIEIGEKVEIPGFGESVKVGITTTQKTSVTLEVFDQKGNLIGQSLSCLPTMDFKCEILWTIPKDLPPGTYSITVNDSKNEVKKDIVIE, encoded by the coding sequence ATGAAAAAAATGGCTAATATGAAAAAACCAGTTACTAGTAGTATTGCACTTTCAGCAATCATATTGTTTTCTGTTTCAATAATTTTTATACCATCAAATGGTTACGCTGAAGAAATTAATGTAAAAAGTATGGGAGTAGAAAAGACATCAATTATCACATTTACAAATGATGGAACACAAGACGTTAAAACACTTAGAATTTGGCTAAGTCAAGATGCTAATTTTGAATCTTTTAAAACAGAAAAAGGATGGATTGGTGAAAAAAATTCACAGGGAGTAATAGTTTTTTCATCATCAGAATCAATTAAAGAAAATCAATCAGTAAAATTTGGAATTAAGACAGATAAACCAAATCCAGTAATTAATTGGAAAGGATTAGACACAACAAATTCAGTAATAGATACAGGAGTCATTAGTACCACAAAAATTCAGAAAGTGAATCAAAATCCAAATATCGAATCAAATCAAAATATCATTGATACAGATGGAGAAATATTTTCAGATTCAGTTTTTAGAATAATTCCAGATAAACCAAATGCAGGCTCAACAATTAGAGTAGTAGGTGAAAATTTTGGAGTATCACAACTTTTTGATTTTTACATAGATAGTAGTAGAATTGGAAGTTTTGAGACAGACAATAATGGAAATTTCATAACAACCATGAAAATTCCAGATAACATTTCTAAAGATAGGATAGATTTCAAGATAAAAAATAATCAAGGTGAAGAAAAAATTGTTAGTTTAAGACTGGGAGAAAATCAAAATAGAATAGAAAAATTAGAAAATATAAAAATTACAATTAATGGAATAGATAAAATAGTACATAGAGGAGATAATTTAGAATTATCTGGAACAGGTGCACCAGGTAGTGCCATAATTATAGAAATTAAAGATCCACAACAAAAAACCATTAACAGTAGAACACAAAAAGTAGACGGTACAGGAAATTGGAAGTTAAGTGAACCAATCAGTATTCCGTATGATGCACCATTTGGCAAATATTCCATTATAACTTCAGATGGAAAAAATCAAAATCTAAAATATTGGACAATTCAAACAGATAAAACAATACTAATCGCCCCAACTGAAATAATGTTTGATCCAGGCAGCATTATCAAATTTAACGGAACAGCATTACCAAATCAATTAATTGAATTAGCCTTAGAAGACAATCTAGGAAAAGAAATTACATCAGATATACTTACTGTTGGAGAATCAGGATTTGTTGAATTTCAATACCAAACAACCGAAAACGATGATTTAGAAGGAACATGGACTTTGATTGCAACTCAAAATAAAGTAAAAGAATTCATTTATGTAGGATATGGAGAAATGCCATCAATTCCAGTAAATATTGAATTTGACAAAACAAATTACAAATCATCAGATAATGCAATTATTTCCCTATTAGGTAAACCTTCAGAAATTTTGAAGATTATGATAATTAACCCATCAGGAAGTATCAGTGGAGAAGATATACAAGTTATGTTACAAGAAGATGGTAGAGGAACTTATGAATTAGAATTAGGAGGATATAGTTCTGGAATTTACACAGCAGTAGCTCAAAAAGGCAATGCACAAAGTAGTGAGAAATTCTCAGTAGGCTTACAAATAGGTTCAGGTCCTATTAATGCACAAACAACACAAACAGAGTATTCTCAAGGAGAAAGAATTCTATTGATTGGTTCAACTAATCCAAATGTACTATTAACAGCAGCATTAGTAAATCCTAATGGAGTTGAAATAAAAAGTTTAGAAATTCCGTCAAACAGTGATGGAACGTTCAAAGTGGAAGATTTCAAAATTCCAACAAATGCAATTTCAGGAACTTGGAAAATCAATGTTAGTAGTGGTTCAAACATAGATAGATCACAATTTGAAGTAATTTCACCTCAAGAAGAAGGAATAATTATAGAAATTGGAGAAAAAGTAGAAATCCCAGGATTTGGGGAAAGTGTCAAAGTTGGAATTACAACAACTCAAAAAACATCAGTGACCTTGGAGGTATTTGATCAAAAGGGTAATCTCATAGGACAAAGTCTTTCATGCTTACCAACAATGGATTTCAAATGTGAAATTCTTTGGACGATTCCTAAAGATTTACCTCCAGGAACGTATTCAATTACTGTAAATGATTCAAAAAATGAAGTGAAAAAAGATATCGTGATAGAATAA